The following are encoded together in the Desulfovibrio sp. JC022 genome:
- a CDS encoding septal ring lytic transglycosylase RlpA family protein: MSKYILLIAVLLLVFPAGCAKKRIYSTPAVTHHKVKKQDSPNVVKPVLKTDPYTVHGRSYVPHLSSKGYKAQGLASWYGDDFHGKTTANGETYNMYAMTSAHRTLPMGTMLEVTDRSSGRKVIVRVNDRGPFADPDVRIIDLSYAAASKLGIVNKGITPVELRAIEDVNVEPVEATEIVAETAAPDEEAVLEETVQAAPEVEEIIITEEATAQAHYYIQVGAFTDHDRAQAILATLKNSGYKESRMVQVEVNGQRFMRVQAGYFYNIPAAEDAMATLGDEYGNVILVTE; this comes from the coding sequence ATGTCCAAGTATATACTTCTTATTGCAGTCCTGTTGCTGGTTTTTCCCGCAGGTTGTGCAAAAAAAAGAATTTATTCCACTCCCGCAGTTACCCATCACAAGGTAAAGAAACAAGATTCGCCAAATGTGGTTAAACCAGTCCTGAAGACAGACCCATACACCGTGCATGGCCGAAGCTATGTTCCGCATCTCAGCTCCAAAGGCTACAAAGCTCAGGGACTAGCTTCATGGTATGGTGATGATTTCCATGGCAAAACTACTGCTAACGGCGAAACATATAATATGTACGCCATGACTTCCGCACACCGTACCCTGCCCATGGGCACCATGCTTGAGGTCACAGACCGCAGCAGTGGACGCAAGGTAATCGTCAGAGTTAATGACCGCGGCCCTTTTGCAGATCCTGATGTAAGAATCATCGACCTCTCATACGCCGCAGCATCCAAGCTCGGTATCGTCAACAAGGGAATTACTCCTGTTGAACTGCGGGCCATTGAGGATGTCAATGTAGAGCCGGTAGAAGCAACTGAAATCGTAGCAGAAACAGCAGCCCCGGACGAAGAGGCTGTGCTAGAAGAAACGGTTCAGGCCGCACCGGAAGTAGAAGAAATCATTATCACTGAAGAAGCCACCGCGCAGGCCCATTACTACATTCAGGTCGGTGCATTCACCGATCACGACCGCGCTCAGGCAATACTGGCAACCCTCAAGAACAGCGGTTACAAAGAATCGCGCATGGTTCAGGTTGAAGTGAACGGTCAGCGATTCATGCGTGTGCAGGCCGGATACTTTTACAATATCCCCGCTGCTGAAGATGCCATGGCTACTCTGGGTGACGAATACGGCAACGTAATTCTTGTTACTGAATAA
- a CDS encoding Crp/Fnr family transcriptional regulator, with protein sequence MECICDQCAAGDSGGTGACLKDLWIFDHFTESQLQELQTIGLRREIPKGQLVFSQGGVADELFLVRSGRIKLSKVNEDGAEVTLDFRKDGDVLGEDLFSGVETYPVSAWAIEETITCGFNLGSFQSLIRQNPEIGLNVIKSMSNKMSSMSSRIESIAEVSLADRLYSVLASISKEHGLRIGNTYKLPIKLTHEELAFLVGAHRVSITKAMQALVAKGKISCKDKIITLNNI encoded by the coding sequence ATGGAATGTATATGTGATCAATGCGCTGCAGGGGATTCAGGCGGAACAGGTGCATGCTTAAAGGATTTGTGGATATTCGACCATTTTACTGAAAGCCAGCTTCAGGAGTTGCAGACGATCGGCCTTAGAAGGGAAATTCCTAAAGGCCAGCTTGTTTTCAGTCAGGGCGGGGTGGCTGATGAACTGTTTCTTGTCAGGTCGGGAAGAATTAAACTTAGTAAAGTTAACGAAGACGGCGCTGAAGTTACTCTTGACTTTAGAAAGGATGGTGATGTTCTCGGTGAAGATCTATTTTCAGGAGTTGAAACATACCCGGTAAGTGCTTGGGCAATAGAAGAAACAATAACATGTGGTTTTAATCTTGGCAGTTTTCAGTCTCTTATCCGCCAAAACCCGGAGATCGGACTTAATGTGATTAAATCCATGAGTAATAAAATGTCTTCCATGTCCAGCAGGATTGAAAGCATCGCAGAGGTCAGTCTTGCAGATAGGCTTTACAGTGTCCTTGCCAGTATTTCTAAAGAACATGGGCTCAGGATTGGTAATACCTATAAGCTGCCTATTAAGTTAACCCACGAAGAGCTTGCTTTTTTAGTGGGAGCACATCGGGTCAGTATTACCAAGGCTATGCAGGCTTTGGTTGCTAAGGGTAAAATCAGCTGCAAGGATAAAATAATCACCTTAAATAATATCTGA
- a CDS encoding TIGR04076 family protein codes for MSVKFPAIGNRVVAKVVETKGNCTIGMKSGDEFELSTHKCGDFCGLFYSNIAGWVTTLQLGGTFPFGDDPDVQVWECPNAANRVKVELRRICK; via the coding sequence ATGTCTGTTAAATTTCCAGCTATCGGCAATAGGGTTGTAGCAAAAGTTGTTGAGACCAAAGGGAACTGCACAATCGGAATGAAGTCCGGTGATGAGTTTGAGCTCAGCACCCATAAGTGTGGTGATTTTTGCGGATTATTTTACAGCAATATCGCAGGCTGGGTGACAACGCTGCAATTGGGAGGGACGTTTCCTTTCGGTGATGATCCTGATGTTCAGGTCTGGGAGTGTCCTAACGCTGCCAACAGGGTAAAAGTGGAGCTTCGCCGTATCTGTAAATAA
- a CDS encoding cyclic nucleotide-binding domain-containing protein, producing the protein MADYWQYIPLFQNLNEDELQQVKHIFASIAVRSGTDIISEGEEGDEMFILVDGKVRISKAMLMKGMTLPLSELKNPSKVLANLDDSSFPMFGEIALIDRDQRSATVTVVEDSEFLVTDRMKFFEFVGKHPAIGGKLLMTIGKRLTATVRRNNNELVKLTTALALALSRTNR; encoded by the coding sequence ATGGCTGATTACTGGCAATACATCCCCCTTTTCCAGAACCTCAACGAGGATGAACTGCAACAGGTAAAACATATTTTTGCCAGCATTGCAGTCCGCTCCGGCACGGATATTATATCTGAAGGCGAAGAAGGGGACGAGATGTTCATCCTTGTGGACGGAAAAGTCCGCATCAGCAAAGCCATGCTCATGAAAGGCATGACCCTGCCTCTCAGTGAACTGAAGAATCCCAGCAAGGTCTTGGCAAATCTGGATGACAGCAGCTTTCCCATGTTCGGGGAAATTGCACTCATCGACCGTGACCAGCGCTCAGCAACAGTCACAGTGGTGGAGGATTCAGAATTTCTGGTTACCGACCGTATGAAATTTTTTGAATTTGTCGGAAAACATCCTGCCATCGGCGGCAAGCTGCTCATGACCATCGGCAAAAGGTTAACCGCTACAGTACGCCGCAACAACAATGAACTGGTCAAGCTGACCACTGCACTGGCTCTGGCTCTTTCACGAACTAACAGGTGA
- a CDS encoding potassium channel family protein, which yields MTFLNWLRSGFGKLVIATALLLILSTLAFYWIELSEGEDARISHAFWWAIVTLTTVGYGDMVPTTVPGRILGGLVMISGIGLVTSLTGNMASMLVEQKAKKRKGLLSVKASDHVIILGWNDYAFGLIESLNEQTASNKIQLVIVSDLESQIRDEIAFRLDMGERLNFVHGNISQANVISRANPAVARNVYVLCQNGIDDKESDQQAIYAVLALRTLAPKVPVYAEIARQENKEHLLRAGANEILVRGEISGHMMGMMGASPSMWSFFRNLLGIGESGMLKFRPCNAEEQRMSWGELSSKIRNSNGCLPVAACKLGKNLTLQDVLDESSALDQFIMELFKTSGQDTSLGMQGPKVQMNPPDNESMEEYDALLVISSPGGSEHG from the coding sequence ATGACATTTCTAAACTGGCTCAGGTCGGGATTCGGCAAGCTGGTCATTGCCACTGCCCTGCTCCTCATTCTAAGCACACTCGCTTTCTATTGGATAGAACTCAGCGAGGGTGAGGATGCACGGATTTCCCATGCTTTTTGGTGGGCCATTGTAACCCTGACCACCGTGGGTTACGGAGACATGGTGCCAACCACGGTACCCGGTAGAATACTCGGCGGACTGGTCATGATCTCCGGCATCGGGCTGGTTACCTCACTTACCGGTAATATGGCTTCCATGCTGGTGGAGCAGAAAGCCAAAAAACGCAAGGGGCTGTTATCAGTGAAAGCCAGCGACCACGTAATCATACTCGGCTGGAATGACTACGCCTTCGGGCTGATCGAATCCCTTAACGAACAGACCGCTTCCAATAAAATACAGCTGGTAATTGTCAGCGACCTTGAAAGCCAGATCAGGGATGAAATCGCCTTCAGGCTGGATATGGGTGAAAGACTAAATTTTGTGCACGGCAACATCAGTCAGGCCAATGTCATTTCCAGAGCTAATCCTGCGGTTGCCCGCAATGTCTACGTACTCTGCCAGAATGGTATCGACGACAAGGAATCGGACCAACAGGCCATATACGCGGTGCTGGCCCTGCGCACATTAGCTCCAAAGGTTCCGGTTTATGCAGAGATAGCCCGTCAGGAAAACAAGGAACATCTGCTCCGGGCCGGAGCCAATGAGATCCTTGTACGCGGAGAAATTTCCGGTCACATGATGGGTATGATGGGGGCCAGCCCTTCCATGTGGTCATTTTTTCGCAACCTGCTCGGCATCGGGGAATCGGGCATGCTTAAGTTCCGGCCCTGCAATGCCGAGGAACAAAGAATGAGCTGGGGCGAACTCAGCTCCAAAATAAGAAACAGCAACGGCTGTCTCCCGGTTGCAGCCTGTAAACTTGGAAAGAATCTGACCTTGCAGGATGTACTCGACGAAAGCTCGGCACTGGATCAATTCATCATGGAGTTGTTCAAAACTTCCGGGCAGGACACCTCACTGGGCATGCAGGGGCCGAAAGTGCAAATGAATCCCCCGGATAATGAATCCATGGAAGAATACGACGCCCTGCTGGTAATCAGTTCTCCCGGAGGTTCCGAGCATGGCTGA
- a CDS encoding LysM peptidoglycan-binding domain-containing protein, producing MKKLIWLAIAFSLMFTWGCAKKQVAQEEVVVVEETEVVVVEEEPAAEVVPPTPMEIYESEYKTLPTSHVVTKGECLWWIAEYQQIYNDPFMWPLIYKANRDQIKNPDLIYAGQSLEVPRAGFTLDEVKDVRKQAGASWKALQPAENAVVPGEMKAALGYL from the coding sequence ATGAAGAAACTGATCTGGCTCGCAATCGCATTCAGCCTGATGTTTACATGGGGATGTGCCAAAAAGCAGGTTGCCCAGGAAGAGGTTGTGGTTGTAGAGGAAACTGAAGTTGTAGTTGTTGAAGAAGAACCAGCAGCTGAAGTTGTTCCCCCGACTCCCATGGAAATCTACGAAAGTGAGTACAAAACTCTGCCCACTTCCCACGTAGTAACCAAAGGCGAATGCCTCTGGTGGATCGCTGAATATCAGCAGATTTACAATGATCCTTTCATGTGGCCCCTTATTTACAAAGCAAACAGGGACCAGATCAAGAACCCTGACCTGATTTACGCAGGCCAGAGTCTTGAAGTTCCCCGCGCCGGTTTCACCCTTGACGAAGTTAAGGATGTCCGCAAACAGGCCGGTGCTTCCTGGAAAGCTCTTCAGCCTGCTGAGAACGCAGTTGTTCCCGGTGAAATGAAAGCTGCTCTCGGTTACCTGTAG